Proteins from a single region of Sediminitomix flava:
- a CDS encoding N-acetylmuramoyl-L-alanine amidase family protein: MIGLTTLKLLFFNQVFAQEASSFVIVLDAGHGGKDPGAHGKEGIEKEVVLDVSLKLDSLLKVFLPSAKIIHTRKDDTFVPLRERAKIANEENADLFMSIHCNSAPKGSRTARGSETFVLGLRGDIYEDYIAELENSVIEQESNYEETYEKWQSSSPEAQIMMANYFSVHLEESMNAARLIQEELGYYDGKYNRGVKQAHFLVLAQTTVPSVLVELGFLSNTIDEQKLMSEKGRIQLATSLCYAIIRYKAHKEMHEG, translated from the coding sequence ATGATAGGTTTGACGACTCTCAAACTGCTCTTTTTCAATCAGGTTTTTGCCCAAGAGGCTTCTTCATTTGTCATTGTCCTTGATGCAGGGCACGGAGGTAAAGATCCCGGAGCACATGGTAAAGAAGGGATTGAGAAGGAAGTTGTATTAGATGTATCATTAAAGTTAGATTCGTTGCTAAAGGTTTTTTTGCCTTCAGCTAAAATCATACATACAAGAAAAGATGATACGTTTGTACCCCTAAGAGAAAGAGCGAAGATAGCCAATGAGGAGAACGCTGATCTTTTCATGTCGATTCATTGTAATTCTGCACCAAAAGGAAGTAGAACTGCCAGAGGCAGTGAAACATTTGTACTTGGTCTCAGAGGTGATATTTATGAAGATTATATAGCTGAATTGGAAAATTCAGTTATTGAGCAAGAATCTAATTATGAAGAAACCTATGAAAAGTGGCAATCATCTTCACCCGAAGCACAGATAATGATGGCAAACTATTTTTCGGTGCATTTGGAAGAAAGTATGAATGCAGCAAGGCTCATTCAAGAAGAATTGGGATACTATGACGGTAAATATAACAGAGGAGTGAAACAGGCGCATTTTTTAGTGCTTGCACAAACTACTGTACCGAGTGTGTTAGTAGAACTTGGTTTTCTAAGCAATACAATTGACGAACAAAAGCTCATGTCTGAAAAAGGGCGAATACAGCTTGCTACTTCATTATGTTATGCCATTATACGATATAAGGCGCATAAAGAAATGCATGAAGGTTAA
- the trhA gene encoding PAQR family membrane homeostasis protein TrhA, whose translation MQQQRLDKKAKHVIQNAQRKVSEIYQDSPKEELASAITHGIAIVLSIWALVEMLYVVEDQNTKKLISVWVFGLSMILVYTFSTLLHIFYNHKLTYIFLLLDHAAIFVLIAGTYTPYTLITLEKSEGLYLLTFVWAFALGGILYKVFLLNRYKRFSLMLYLFLGWLGALKYEELSNHLGEGFDWLLIGGALYSIGVVFYVWRKLPYNHAIWHIFVIGGNFAIFYSVYAYVLLR comes from the coding sequence ATGCAACAGCAAAGACTCGACAAGAAAGCCAAACATGTAATTCAGAATGCACAAAGAAAAGTAAGCGAAATTTACCAAGATTCACCGAAAGAAGAGCTTGCTAGTGCAATAACTCATGGAATTGCAATTGTACTTAGTATTTGGGCTTTGGTAGAGATGCTTTATGTAGTGGAAGATCAAAATACGAAGAAACTAATTAGTGTGTGGGTATTTGGTCTGAGTATGATTTTGGTTTATACATTTTCTACCCTTCTTCATATTTTTTATAATCATAAACTGACATATATTTTTCTTCTTCTAGACCATGCAGCCATTTTTGTATTGATCGCAGGTACGTATACTCCTTATACATTGATTACGCTTGAGAAATCGGAAGGCTTGTATTTACTGACCTTTGTATGGGCTTTTGCACTTGGGGGAATTCTTTATAAAGTATTTCTGCTTAATCGTTACAAACGGTTTTCTTTGATGCTGTATCTATTTTTAGGATGGTTAGGAGCTCTCAAATATGAAGAATTATCAAACCATCTAGGAGAAGGTTTCGATTGGTTGCTCATAGGTGGTGCTTTATATAGTATCGGTGTAGTTTTTTATGTTTGGCGCAAGTTACCTTATAATCATGCCATATGGCACATCTTTGTAATCGGAGGAAATTTTGCTATTTTCTACAGTGTCTATGCTTATGTACTCTTAAGATAA
- a CDS encoding AI-2E family transporter translates to MKQVTSNKLFGINKQLLILTVVAAMLWGIVYVFSDIITYLVISYVLTTILRPVVTYLQSFQVLSVRIPKSLAILLAFTLLIGFVALFIDLFVPLVSEQIKVISNLNYTSFIGKINKPIDFVEEFLISNGVLDQEKGFIWKNIQAKFTEWFDQGEITTYLNNIFSFTGSLFVGLMAVLFITFFFLYDNLIFKSYLISQIPNRYFEVSIVAISKTEHLLSNYMLGLFTQMIIIFSMISIGMIIVGVDYAVIIAVFTALANLIPYLGPILGAAFGLFVGISTTTLVGSENYLFLSFEILSVFGIVQVTDNIFIQPLIFSRSVKTHPLVIFLAVFIGAELGGVVGMIIAIPFFTILSVILGEFIRGYKEYQIFRINT, encoded by the coding sequence ATGAAACAGGTAACAAGTAATAAACTTTTTGGGATCAATAAGCAACTTCTCATCCTTACGGTTGTGGCTGCTATGCTTTGGGGAATTGTATATGTTTTCTCAGATATTATTACTTATCTCGTCATTTCATATGTACTCACTACTATTCTCAGACCTGTCGTCACCTACCTACAAAGCTTTCAAGTACTTTCGGTAAGGATTCCTAAATCATTGGCTATACTCCTTGCATTTACTTTACTTATCGGTTTTGTAGCACTGTTTATTGATCTTTTTGTACCCCTAGTTTCTGAACAGATAAAAGTTATTTCAAATCTGAATTACACATCTTTTATTGGGAAGATTAATAAACCCATTGACTTCGTTGAAGAATTCCTTATTTCAAATGGTGTTTTAGATCAAGAAAAAGGATTTATCTGGAAAAATATACAGGCTAAATTTACGGAGTGGTTTGATCAAGGAGAGATTACGACTTACCTAAATAATATCTTTTCATTTACAGGAAGTCTATTTGTCGGACTAATGGCTGTTCTGTTTATTACCTTTTTCTTTTTGTATGATAATTTGATCTTCAAATCTTATCTAATTTCTCAAATCCCAAATCGATATTTTGAGGTTTCTATTGTCGCCATCAGTAAAACAGAACATTTACTCTCCAACTACATGTTAGGGCTATTTACCCAAATGATCATCATATTTTCTATGATTTCTATAGGAATGATCATTGTTGGTGTAGACTACGCCGTAATTATCGCTGTATTTACTGCCCTTGCAAACTTAATTCCTTATTTAGGTCCAATATTGGGGGCTGCATTTGGTCTTTTTGTAGGTATCTCAACAACTACTTTAGTTGGTTCTGAAAACTACCTTTTCCTTAGTTTTGAAATTCTTTCAGTTTTCGGAATCGTACAAGTCACCGACAATATTTTTATTCAACCACTTATTTTTTCTAGGAGTGTAAAAACTCACCCTCTTGTAATATTCTTAGCCGTATTTATCGGGGCCGAACTTGGAGGAGTAGTCGGAATGATTATCGCAATTCCTTTCTTCACAATTCTGAGTGTGATTTTAGGAGAATTCATTCGTGGATATAAAGAATATCAGATATTCAGAATCAATACTTAA
- a CDS encoding glycoside hydrolase family 10 protein, whose protein sequence is MRLLISIKLLLGLLIFQHLSSFAQSGIKREFRGVWIATVNNIDWPSKPGLSSDEQKQEFIEVLDHHLEDGLNAVFVQVRAAGDAIYNSRFEPWSSCFTGTQGQPPNPYYDPLSFMIEEAHRRGMEFHAWINPFRAVTNTEKVRVSSDHPIYSNPSWFLDYGTLKLFNPGIPEVRAYVCDIILDLIKNYDLDGVHFDDYFYPYPEYGKVLKDRSAYYKYREKGQGLADWRRENINDLIYMTHKTIKNYNSKIKFGVSPFGVWRNKRESPYGSPTLSGYTNYDHLYADVRHWMENGWVDYIAPQVYQSTQHDKIPYKPLVTWWAENAKELGCHLYVGQAAYRLHNSLEAGWKDNYELSDQILHNRRERVEGTILYNSTSLIRNKGHIVDTLRQNYFYHPALLPTMSWIDSVAPLEPSNAVVSMSPRGVTLSWQKPQKAKDGEEPYWYVIYCTNNDKEPNVKNPADILRIIPASETQFLDVDATSIDQYNYKITSLDRHQNESKEVKVITEQVAK, encoded by the coding sequence ATGAGATTGCTCATTTCTATAAAGCTCTTATTGGGGCTTTTAATTTTTCAACATTTATCAAGTTTTGCACAATCGGGTATTAAACGAGAATTCAGAGGCGTTTGGATTGCTACAGTAAATAATATTGATTGGCCCTCTAAGCCTGGACTTTCATCAGATGAGCAAAAACAAGAGTTTATAGAAGTTTTAGACCATCATCTTGAAGATGGATTAAATGCTGTTTTTGTACAAGTAAGAGCTGCTGGAGATGCAATTTATAATAGTCGCTTTGAGCCTTGGTCTTCTTGTTTTACTGGTACACAAGGACAGCCTCCAAATCCTTATTACGATCCATTATCTTTTATGATTGAAGAGGCTCACCGAAGGGGAATGGAATTTCATGCTTGGATTAATCCATTTAGGGCTGTAACAAATACAGAAAAGGTTAGGGTTAGTTCAGATCATCCTATTTATTCAAACCCTTCTTGGTTTCTAGATTATGGAACTCTAAAGTTATTTAACCCTGGAATTCCAGAAGTAAGGGCTTATGTCTGCGATATTATTTTAGATCTAATCAAGAATTATGATTTAGATGGGGTGCATTTTGATGACTATTTCTATCCATACCCTGAATATGGAAAAGTGTTGAAAGATCGTTCAGCGTATTATAAATATAGGGAAAAGGGGCAAGGCTTAGCCGATTGGCGTCGTGAGAATATTAATGATTTGATTTATATGACTCATAAGACTATTAAAAATTATAACTCAAAAATAAAGTTTGGAGTAAGCCCTTTCGGAGTTTGGAGGAATAAAAGAGAAAGTCCATACGGGTCACCGACGCTTTCAGGTTATACAAACTATGATCATCTGTATGCGGATGTCAGACATTGGATGGAAAATGGATGGGTAGACTATATTGCACCTCAAGTTTACCAAAGTACACAACATGATAAAATCCCGTACAAACCATTGGTGACTTGGTGGGCTGAAAATGCAAAAGAGTTAGGTTGTCATCTTTATGTTGGTCAAGCGGCTTACCGTTTGCACAATAGTTTAGAGGCAGGGTGGAAGGATAATTATGAGTTATCAGATCAGATTTTACACAATAGGAGAGAAAGGGTAGAAGGGACGATTTTATACAATTCCACTTCTTTAATTCGTAACAAAGGGCATATTGTAGATACATTACGTCAAAACTATTTTTATCATCCTGCTTTGTTGCCAACAATGTCTTGGATTGATAGTGTCGCGCCCTTGGAACCATCAAATGCTGTAGTGAGTATGTCTCCAAGAGGTGTTACTCTTTCTTGGCAAAAACCACAAAAGGCTAAAGATGGAGAAGAACCTTATTGGTATGTGATCTACTGTACCAATAATGATAAAGAGCCTAATGTGAAGAACCCTGCAGATATTTTGAGAATTATTCCAGCATCCGAAACTCAATTTTTAGATGTGGATGCAACTTCAATCGATCAGTATAACTATAAGATTACAAGTTTAGATCGGCACCAAAATGAGAGTAAAGAAGTCAAGGTTATTACTGAACAAGTAGCTAAGTAG
- a CDS encoding efflux transporter outer membrane subunit: protein MKIRSILYISILSILSACMFSKPYNGTPVLTPDAYRFSDIQEVEKERLKTEEEEEYQLLSWWEIFNDSYLDTLIVTALRNNRNVLIASQRIEQARKQQSITKKDLRPKFGTQLQAGRGNFVQGLPGDDAFNLYTGFVSTSWELDIWGKFRSLNRAAKANLLGSEYAKRAIQISLISDVATSYFKLLELRELLRISESTLSSRDSSTNLIQQRFDKGIVAEIDLNQSQIQKAIAAGAVPLYKRQMYQQENALSILIGENPRGFLPEFELYEQEVMIDIPEGLPSELLSQRPDILQAEQQIVAQNYQIGVAKANRIPAISLTGLLGLASTELSSITDSWPAWNILGDFTGPIFQWGQLKDQVRIEEYRLQETILNYEQNVLVAFQEVEDALIGIETLKDEVRAREDHVRAASNAEMLSRFRYDKGVTSYLEFLESQRQAFDASLSLAQTKQQLLSNYVLLYKALGGGWISPEEKSEAEQAAQENTKE, encoded by the coding sequence ATGAAGATTAGATCAATACTTTACATATCGATATTGAGCATCTTATCTGCTTGTATGTTTAGTAAACCGTACAACGGAACACCTGTTCTCACTCCAGATGCTTATCGCTTTTCGGATATTCAAGAAGTTGAAAAAGAACGATTGAAGACAGAGGAAGAAGAGGAATATCAATTATTGAGTTGGTGGGAAATCTTTAACGATTCATATCTCGATACGCTAATTGTAACTGCACTTCGGAATAATAGAAATGTGTTGATTGCGAGCCAACGAATTGAGCAAGCTAGAAAACAACAGTCGATTACAAAAAAAGACTTACGTCCAAAGTTTGGAACTCAGTTACAGGCAGGACGAGGGAATTTTGTTCAAGGACTTCCCGGAGATGATGCTTTTAACTTGTATACAGGTTTTGTGAGTACAAGTTGGGAATTGGATATATGGGGAAAGTTCAGAAGTTTAAATAGAGCTGCAAAAGCAAACTTATTAGGTTCCGAATATGCTAAGAGAGCTATTCAAATCTCGTTGATATCAGATGTAGCTACTAGTTATTTTAAACTTCTTGAATTGAGAGAATTACTTCGTATTTCAGAAAGTACTCTTAGTTCTAGAGATAGTTCGACAAACCTTATTCAACAAAGATTTGATAAAGGAATTGTAGCAGAAATAGATCTTAATCAATCTCAAATTCAGAAAGCGATTGCGGCAGGGGCCGTGCCTCTATACAAAAGACAGATGTATCAGCAGGAGAATGCTTTGAGTATTTTGATTGGGGAAAACCCGAGAGGATTTTTACCTGAGTTTGAGCTTTATGAACAAGAAGTCATGATCGACATCCCAGAAGGTCTTCCATCAGAACTTCTGAGCCAACGTCCTGATATATTACAAGCAGAGCAACAAATTGTAGCTCAAAACTATCAGATCGGAGTAGCTAAGGCAAATAGAATTCCTGCAATTAGTCTAACTGGACTTTTAGGATTAGCGAGTACAGAGCTGTCGTCTATAACAGACTCTTGGCCCGCTTGGAATATACTAGGTGATTTTACCGGTCCAATTTTTCAGTGGGGGCAATTAAAAGACCAAGTAAGGATTGAGGAATATCGATTACAAGAAACAATTCTGAATTATGAACAAAATGTACTTGTGGCTTTTCAAGAAGTAGAAGATGCCCTTATCGGAATAGAAACCTTGAAAGATGAGGTTAGGGCTAGGGAAGATCATGTTAGGGCAGCAAGTAATGCTGAAATGTTATCAAGATTCAGATACGATAAAGGTGTGACTAGTTATTTGGAGTTTTTGGAGTCGCAAAGACAAGCTTTTGATGCTAGCCTAAGCCTCGCTCAAACAAAGCAACAATTACTTTCTAATTATGTATTGCTTTACAAGGCTTTAGGTGGAGGTTGGATAAGCCCAGAAGAAAAATCTGAAGCAGAACAAGCCGCTCAAGAAAATACTAAAGAGTAA
- a CDS encoding efflux RND transporter permease subunit, which translates to MSIEKHNFFVQRPIMALVIAIITVIVGIVSLSGLPIEQYPELTPPVVRVSSNYTGANALNVEQSVAAPLEQEINGVDNMIYMKSTNSNDGQMSLDVSFEIGTDPDMNTVFAQNRVSSATPKLPEEVKRLGVSTRKSLPNILMLIALTSEDGRYDQNFLGNYALINIKDVLSRIRGIGRVDVLGASDYSMRIWVKPDILAKMKITIPELTNAIQSQNVINPGGKFGAEPAPKGTEYTYTVRLPDRLQTPEEFGEIVVRTNSDGSTVKLKDLARIELGVETYNAFSRLDGKSSAILAVYQAPGSNAVDLAQKLRASMDELKGRFPTSVDYTISLDTTKPINAGIKEIVETLVIALLLVVLVVYIFIQDWRATLIPTLAIPVSLVGAFMLFPLLGFTVNVLSLLGLVLAIGIVVDDAIVVVEAVQVNIEKGMNAKDATTHAMNEVTAPVIATTLVLVAVFIPVAAMVGITGRLYQQFAITVAVSVCFSSVNALSLSPALCSILMKKPEKIGGPLGAFFNVFNKAFDKVTGSYTGLTKIVCRKIARGVVFIVVVSLGIGLVGKFVPGGFIPEEDMSYFFVNVQLPNAASLQRTDEVNKKIEKILEDIEEIEMVTAVSGFSMISGSMSSNAGFMFISLKDWDKRELTAKQVVQKVNMLLFQHIIEAQAFAFGPPAIPGLGNGSGFSIMIQDRSGEDPEYLALNAMKFIQAANARPEIGQAFTTFQANVPQRYIEINTDKVLKAGVQLQDVYTTFAAFLGGAYINDFNRFGRLYRAYIQAEPEYRQDESGLDLFYLKNKDGNSVPLSTLVQVKEINGPEFINRFNLLRSVEVTGSPAPGYSSDQALDALEEVAAEVLPSNMSYAWNAMSYQEKKASGSVYSVFIFSLIFVYLILAAQYESWSLPMSILLGTPFAIFGALAALWLARLFSPSYENNIFAQISFVMLIAMAAKNAILIVEFAKLKFDEGLKLYESAIDAAKLRFRPILMTAFSFILGILPLIFASGSGAEARKVMGMTLLGGMGLATLLGVFFYPMLFILIGKLGKYEQKREKATAKNNSTQTDPDED; encoded by the coding sequence ATGTCCATAGAAAAACATAATTTCTTTGTCCAACGACCTATTATGGCACTCGTAATAGCCATCATTACGGTCATTGTCGGTATTGTTTCTTTGAGCGGTCTTCCTATTGAGCAATATCCCGAACTAACACCTCCTGTTGTTCGCGTAAGCTCAAATTATACAGGAGCGAATGCCCTCAATGTAGAGCAGTCTGTTGCGGCACCTTTAGAGCAAGAAATCAATGGTGTAGATAACATGATTTACATGAAATCTACAAATTCCAATGATGGACAGATGTCTTTAGATGTTTCGTTTGAGATTGGTACAGACCCTGATATGAATACGGTATTTGCTCAAAACCGTGTATCATCTGCTACCCCAAAATTACCAGAAGAAGTAAAACGTTTGGGGGTAAGTACACGAAAGTCCTTACCTAATATCTTGATGTTGATTGCACTTACTTCTGAAGATGGTCGCTATGATCAAAACTTTCTAGGAAACTATGCGCTGATCAATATCAAGGATGTTCTTTCTAGGATTCGTGGTATTGGTCGTGTAGATGTATTAGGAGCCAGTGATTATTCAATGCGTATTTGGGTAAAGCCAGATATCTTAGCCAAAATGAAAATCACTATTCCTGAGTTGACAAATGCAATCCAAAGTCAGAATGTGATTAACCCTGGAGGTAAGTTTGGTGCAGAACCAGCTCCTAAAGGGACTGAATATACCTATACTGTAAGGCTTCCAGATCGACTTCAAACACCTGAAGAGTTTGGAGAAATTGTCGTAAGAACAAATTCTGATGGAAGTACTGTGAAGTTGAAAGATTTAGCTCGAATAGAGCTTGGTGTTGAAACCTACAATGCTTTTAGTAGACTTGATGGAAAAAGCTCAGCAATCTTGGCTGTTTATCAAGCTCCAGGTTCAAATGCGGTAGATTTGGCCCAAAAGCTTAGAGCTTCAATGGATGAATTGAAAGGACGTTTTCCTACTAGTGTTGACTATACTATTTCATTGGATACTACTAAACCGATTAATGCGGGTATTAAGGAAATTGTAGAAACACTTGTGATCGCTCTTTTACTGGTGGTTTTGGTTGTGTATATCTTTATTCAAGATTGGAGAGCAACACTAATTCCAACATTGGCAATTCCTGTATCATTAGTCGGGGCATTTATGCTTTTCCCATTACTTGGTTTTACAGTAAATGTATTATCGCTTTTAGGATTAGTACTCGCCATTGGTATTGTAGTAGATGATGCCATTGTGGTAGTTGAAGCGGTTCAGGTAAATATTGAAAAGGGGATGAATGCTAAAGATGCAACAACACATGCAATGAATGAGGTAACCGCTCCAGTCATTGCAACAACTTTGGTACTTGTTGCTGTATTTATTCCTGTTGCTGCAATGGTCGGTATAACAGGTCGTCTTTATCAGCAGTTTGCGATTACGGTAGCCGTTTCGGTGTGTTTTTCTTCTGTAAACGCATTAAGTCTTTCGCCTGCTCTTTGTTCGATACTGATGAAAAAGCCCGAAAAGATAGGAGGACCATTAGGCGCTTTTTTCAATGTATTTAATAAAGCTTTTGATAAAGTGACAGGCTCTTATACTGGGCTTACCAAAATTGTCTGTCGAAAAATAGCAAGAGGAGTCGTCTTCATTGTAGTTGTTTCTTTAGGGATAGGACTTGTAGGGAAATTTGTTCCTGGAGGATTTATTCCTGAAGAAGATATGAGTTACTTCTTTGTCAATGTTCAGCTTCCAAATGCGGCTTCACTCCAACGGACAGATGAAGTCAATAAAAAGATTGAGAAGATTTTAGAAGACATTGAAGAAATTGAAATGGTCACAGCTGTATCCGGATTCAGTATGATTTCGGGTAGTATGTCCTCAAATGCAGGTTTCATGTTTATCAGTCTGAAAGATTGGGATAAACGGGAATTGACTGCAAAACAAGTGGTTCAAAAAGTCAATATGCTTCTTTTTCAACATATCATAGAAGCACAAGCTTTTGCCTTTGGACCACCTGCAATTCCTGGATTGGGTAATGGATCAGGTTTCAGTATTATGATTCAAGATCGATCCGGTGAAGACCCAGAATACTTGGCATTAAACGCGATGAAGTTTATTCAAGCTGCAAATGCACGGCCTGAAATAGGTCAAGCTTTCACCACTTTCCAAGCAAATGTTCCACAAAGGTATATTGAAATAAATACGGATAAAGTCTTAAAGGCTGGTGTTCAACTACAAGATGTTTATACAACATTTGCGGCATTCTTAGGAGGGGCATATATAAATGACTTCAACCGTTTTGGACGTTTGTATAGGGCATATATACAAGCAGAACCAGAGTATAGGCAAGATGAGTCTGGTTTAGATTTATTCTATCTGAAAAATAAAGATGGTAACTCTGTACCGCTGAGTACCCTTGTACAAGTCAAAGAAATTAATGGCCCTGAATTTATAAATAGATTTAACCTCTTGCGTTCGGTAGAGGTGACAGGAAGTCCAGCTCCGGGTTATTCTTCTGACCAAGCACTAGATGCACTTGAGGAAGTTGCTGCAGAAGTATTGCCATCCAATATGAGTTATGCTTGGAATGCGATGTCTTACCAAGAAAAGAAAGCATCAGGTTCAGTTTACTCGGTGTTTATCTTTTCACTGATTTTCGTATACCTTATCCTGGCTGCACAATATGAAAGTTGGTCGCTACCAATGAGTATTTTGCTTGGAACTCCATTTGCCATCTTTGGTGCATTGGCAGCTCTATGGTTGGCTCGCTTGTTCTCCCCGAGTTATGAGAATAATATTTTCGCTCAAATTTCTTTTGTAATGCTCATTGCGATGGCTGCCAAAAATGCAATCCTTATTGTAGAATTTGCAAAGCTTAAGTTTGATGAAGGTCTAAAACTTTATGAATCAGCAATAGATGCAGCAAAGCTTCGTTTTCGTCCAATTTTGATGACAGCATTCTCTTTTATTCTTGGTATCCTTCCGCTAATTTTTGCGTCAGGTTCAGGAGCAGAAGCTAGGAAGGTTATGGGAATGACACTGCTTGGAGGTATGGGGCTAGCTACCCTTTTAGGGGTTTTCTTTTATCCGATGCTTTTTATCCTAATTGGGAAACTTGGAAAGTATGAACAAAAAAGGGAAAAGGCTACAGCTAAAAATAATTCCACTCAAACAGACCCAGATGAAGATTAG